The stretch of DNA CCGTTTCTTTCTCGCGCGGCACACGCTGAACGGCACAACTGGGCACTGAATACCGGTTGATGCACTGTTCCACACAGCCTCACGCTGTGCGTTGATTGCGAAGGCTCGCTGTGCGCTGGACGCGAATTTGTGGGAACGGAGTCCCACTCACGCGGCATTCCCGACTCCCCCACTTGCGTATTCAAGTCTTTGGGTGCAACGCATTCTGATCGGGGAATTTTTCGTCCTCTGCGGAAAGGTGCGTCGCGATGCACCCTACGGGGACGTGGGATAATATCGCCCTAGCTGCGCCAATCGATGCGATCAAAGATGGCCTGTAGCTTGCGTCCGCGATCGGGATGGATGCTCTGGACATGGCCGATGCGACCGCGCAGGTGCGCGGCAAAGTCCGCCCGCTGTTCACGGTTTTGCGTCGCTGCTCCGTGCCGGACGCAGTTCGTCAAAATCGCTTTGAGACGGTCGTAATCTTTGCGAGAAACATTCAGCCGCTCATTGACCACCACACCCGTGACACGTTGCTGTTGATTATTGCGAACAACTTTCCGTTTTCCGGCGTGAACGGTAAAGCGTTCGGACCGCACGATCTTTGTGACCAGCGGAATAAAAACATTCAGACTATCGATTAGGTGTTGATCGCCCGAAAAGGTGAGGTCGTCGGCGTAGCGGGTGTAGGTGGCACCGAAAGCGCGGGCCATGCCGGCCAAACGCAGGTCCAATGCATAACAAGACAGATTGGCCAATGCGGGCGAGGTCGGGGCGCCTTGTGGCAAATGTCGCGATAAATAGGGACGGACCACGCTCCGATCACCGCCCGGCGCCGGCAGGCGCTCAGGTGGCAACGCAGTGGTTAGCCGTCCTAGCCAAATGGCTGCCTCGCGAGAAAATCCAATGCTGCGAAAAATAGCGACTACGCGTGAGAAGCTAACGTTGGCATAGAAATTCTCGAGGTCGAATTTCAAAACCACGCGCTGCCCCACGTGCGGTTGGGCATTGGTACAAATCGATCGGCCGGCGACAAAACCATGTGCTGCGTTGTGTAGTGGAATCCGATCAAGAATTTCACGAAGGATTTTTCGTTGGATCGCCTTGAGGATCGGTTTGGGCGCCTCAACGAGCCGATACCCACCGCCCCGTTTTTTTAACCAACTGTAATGATAATGGGCCTGCGGAACATGCGCTGCGCGGCCACCATCGTCAAAGCGATGAATCAGCCATGCCAAGCGGCCGCAGGGCATCTCCAGCCAATTAGCGATGTCGCTGGGCGTGCAAAGCTGGGGCAAGCCGAATTGGTGGAGACGTTCGGGGTTACTATCTTTGCTGAGATCGCGGTATTCGCCGTAACCTCCAAAACGCGCAAAGCGGTAGGGAGATTCGGCGGATTCCTCACCAGCATCCTCTGCTGGATCTGTGGCACGCGGGCCTTGCCGGCGACGCAAGGGGACCATGTAGATGTGTCCCAAACGGCCGCGACGGCGACGGAGTTTCCCACGCCGTTCATTAGCGCGATCCTGCCCCGTGGGGGGCGTTTTTTTCAATCCGAGCCAGCGGAGAATGGAATCGAAGAAGCTCATATGCAATTACGCCGCCGTTACTCGTGCCCGGTGCGGACGAATGATTCTCCAACGTCCGCAAGATAACAGCCCGGCCGACGAATCACTGCCTGGTGACAGTCGGAAGCGACTGCCGGTGTTGATTCTTGACCATTCGAGAAATTTGCGCCGGAGGCGAATGTAGGGATTGTTCGTTGCACGATGTGCGAAACGCACGTCCTTGGACGCGGCGCCTGTCTCCTCAATGGGAACTTCGACTTCAAAAACTCCAGCCATGAAAAAACCATGACCGGCGGGCGGAACAACTGCTTCCTGTGGCGAATCGTGACTCACGTGCAATCCACGTGAGTCACGATTCACGATCGAATGTGAAACAATGTGGCTTCCGCGGGGTAGCCCCGCAGCAGACCGACATACCGGTCAAGGTAGGGCCGGCCAAATCTTGTGCAACCCGCCGGTCACAATGAAATATCGTAACAGCCCCCCGATACGGGTCAATGCTCAACCTGAAAAACCACCGCCCCGCGGTCAAACCGGTGCAACCCACTTTGACCGGATCACCCTTGTGCGATCAAGTGAACCCCATTACAAATCCACGACGGATCAGGCGAAGTTCTTCCGAAGACGCGCTGAAAGGAATTCCATGCTGGGCAACGTCGAGCCAACACAATATGACCTGCGGTTTACGATTTTCGGGATCCCGGTCCGCGTCCATCCGCTGTTTTGGGTGTTGTCAATCATGGTCCTCAGAGGATGCGAAGAATTGGATTTAATCTTCGTTGGGGTTTGCTGTATTTTTCTTTCGATTCTCGTTCATGAATTGGGCCACGCATTGGTGACCAAATGGTTTGGCTGGTCTCCTAATATTGTGCTGTATTATTTCGGCGGAGTAGCACAATTCCTACCGGATCGCGGATTTACTCCGCTACGGTCGATCCTGATTTCCCTGGCCGGCCCTTTTGCCGGGTTTCTGTTGTGGGGTCTAACGTGGGCTGGCGTCTTTGCCATCGTGTTGTTTGGGGTAGATCACCACATTTCCCCAGCAGGCAACTTCGCATTGAACTTTCTGATCTGGATCAATTTATATTGGACGTTATTCAACTTGTTACCCATCTATCCGCTCGACGGCGGACAGGTCGCCCGCGCGCTCTTTAGCTGGATGATGCCCAATCGTGGGTTATCGGAGTCCTTAAAATTGTCGATTCTGACCGGATTTGGAGCGGGCGCATTTTTAGTTTTGAATGAATACTATTTCGCGGCGCTCTACTGCATTGCTTTTGCATTGGTCAACTTCCAAGAGTTACAAGAACGCTCCCGCTATGGATAGCAGTAGAGTGATTAGCTCTTACGAAATCACCGCCACGCGCAGATCCATTACGTTGGTATGCGTCGGACCCGTTTTGATCAATCCGCCGCAGGCATCAAAAAACGTATACGAGTCGTTGATAGCCAAATAGCTGCGCGGGTCCAGGTTATTTTCAACAGCCTTTTCCAAGATACCCGCATCGGCCAACGCGCCAGCCGCATCGGTGGGGCCGTCTTCACCATCCGTCCCACCGGAAAGTATCGCGATTCGCGGCAACCCGTCGTGCCATAGCACATCCAACGCGGCCAACACCAGTTGTTGATTGCGGCCGCCCTTTCGCGGTTTGTCCGTTGGCACCACATGCACGACCGGCTCACCACCGCTGATCACGCAGACCGGCGGAGCGACGATTTGGTGGTCGTCGCGAATGGACCGGCACAAGTTCGCTAATTCGATACCACATTCGTTGGCTTCCCCCGCATTGTCCGAGCCGAGATCGTGCACGGCATAACCCAACTCCCGCGCCCGCGCCGCTGCAGCGGCAACCGCCATGCGGTTATTGCCGATGACGTGATTCGTGACCGGCGACAAGGCCGCGGCGTGCGGTGATTTTTCTGTTTCGCTTTGTTTCAAATAGTCCAAAACAGTCTGCGGCACGTCGGGAGGACTGCCGGCGTATTTTTCTAAAACGGCAATTGCATCGGCGGCCGTGGAATGATCTTCGACCGTTGGCCCAGAGGCGATGATGTCCAACGGATCGCCAATCACGTCGGAAATCAGTAGCGAAATCGTTCGCCCCGCCCGGCAATGCCTGAGTAGGCCGCCCCCTTTGATCCGGGACAACTGTTTGCGGACCGTGTTGAGTTCATGAATCGTTGCGCCGGCATGCATCAAAAAGCGGGTCACGTCTTGTTTGTCAGCCAGCGATATCTCAGGTACCGGCGCCGGCAACAGAGCGCTTCCTCCGCCGGAAATTAGCACTAAGCAAAGATCACGGGGCCCCAGTTGTTCAACAATCTCTAGAATTTGGTTCGCCCCGGCCACTCCCTCTGCGGTCGGTTCGTTCACTCCTGCGGGACGCGCCGCATGCAGGTGAATTTTGTGCAGCGGCCGCACGCAATCGGCCGGTACGTTGATCCAGCCAGTGACCTTCTCATCGAGGAGCTGCTGACCCAACACGTTTTCGAGGGCCGCCGCCATTCCCGCCCCCGCTTTGCCGCCGCCAACGACGGCAATTTTTCCGATATCGGGCAGCGAAAATTGTTCGTCACAAATCGCAATTCGATCGCCTTTGCGACGGACGGCGGATTGCAACAAGCGTTCGGAACGCACCGCATCGACGCCGGACAGCCAGATTTCGAGTGCTTGTCGGCCAAGAGGAGTTGGATCCATGAGCGGCGAACCTTGTCTCGTTTATGCGAGGCGCGCGGGCAAATCGTTGCGGCTCATGACCATTCTAACCGCATCCATGACGCGCTGCGACGACAATTCACGCAGACAAGCCATTTGCTCCGCACCGCGATGCGGGCAGATTTTTTGATAACTTCCCGCGCAAGAGACGCACGTGGAGACCAGCTGATGCTGCGGTCCCGGTGGACCGG from Symmachiella dynata encodes:
- a CDS encoding reverse transcriptase family protein, giving the protein MSFFDSILRWLGLKKTPPTGQDRANERRGKLRRRRGRLGHIYMVPLRRRQGPRATDPAEDAGEESAESPYRFARFGGYGEYRDLSKDSNPERLHQFGLPQLCTPSDIANWLEMPCGRLAWLIHRFDDGGRAAHVPQAHYHYSWLKKRGGGYRLVEAPKPILKAIQRKILREILDRIPLHNAAHGFVAGRSICTNAQPHVGQRVVLKFDLENFYANVSFSRVVAIFRSIGFSREAAIWLGRLTTALPPERLPAPGGDRSVVRPYLSRHLPQGAPTSPALANLSCYALDLRLAGMARAFGATYTRYADDLTFSGDQHLIDSLNVFIPLVTKIVRSERFTVHAGKRKVVRNNQQQRVTGVVVNERLNVSRKDYDRLKAILTNCVRHGAATQNREQRADFAAHLRGRIGHVQSIHPDRGRKLQAIFDRIDWRS
- a CDS encoding site-2 protease family protein yields the protein MLGNVEPTQYDLRFTIFGIPVRVHPLFWVLSIMVLRGCEELDLIFVGVCCIFLSILVHELGHALVTKWFGWSPNIVLYYFGGVAQFLPDRGFTPLRSILISLAGPFAGFLLWGLTWAGVFAIVLFGVDHHISPAGNFALNFLIWINLYWTLFNLLPIYPLDGGQVARALFSWMMPNRGLSESLKLSILTGFGAGAFLVLNEYYFAALYCIAFALVNFQELQERSRYG
- a CDS encoding glycerate kinase type-2 family protein; translated protein: MDPTPLGRQALEIWLSGVDAVRSERLLQSAVRRKGDRIAICDEQFSLPDIGKIAVVGGGKAGAGMAAALENVLGQQLLDEKVTGWINVPADCVRPLHKIHLHAARPAGVNEPTAEGVAGANQILEIVEQLGPRDLCLVLISGGGSALLPAPVPEISLADKQDVTRFLMHAGATIHELNTVRKQLSRIKGGGLLRHCRAGRTISLLISDVIGDPLDIIASGPTVEDHSTAADAIAVLEKYAGSPPDVPQTVLDYLKQSETEKSPHAAALSPVTNHVIGNNRMAVAAAAARARELGYAVHDLGSDNAGEANECGIELANLCRSIRDDHQIVAPPVCVISGGEPVVHVVPTDKPRKGGRNQQLVLAALDVLWHDGLPRIAILSGGTDGEDGPTDAAGALADAGILEKAVENNLDPRSYLAINDSYTFFDACGGLIKTGPTHTNVMDLRVAVIS